One genomic window of Candidatus Pseudobacter hemicellulosilyticus includes the following:
- a CDS encoding MarR family transcriptional regulator, translating to MNVINEAGILAISTRLQRLSDQIRKDGLQVYKLHGIDFEPKWFPVIYTLHLKPILSVVEIANEIGYTHPSTISLLKELEKENLIRSRKDKADERKRMLQLTDKGRALVQQVLPVWDVIIAAITDLTNTQNNLMKAIEEVEAQLREKSFLTRAKEIGRAKL from the coding sequence ATGAACGTCATCAATGAAGCCGGCATCCTGGCCATCTCCACCCGCCTCCAGCGCCTGTCCGACCAGATCCGCAAAGATGGACTACAGGTCTACAAACTTCATGGGATCGATTTTGAGCCCAAATGGTTTCCTGTGATCTACACCCTGCACCTCAAACCCATCCTCAGCGTAGTGGAGATTGCCAATGAGATCGGCTATACACATCCCTCCACCATCAGCCTGCTGAAAGAGCTGGAAAAAGAGAACCTGATCCGCTCCCGGAAAGACAAAGCAGATGAACGCAAGCGCATGCTGCAGCTGACCGACAAAGGCAGGGCCCTGGTGCAGCAGGTGCTGCCCGTATGGGATGTCATCATTGCCGCTATCACCGATCTCACCAATACGCAGAACAACCTGATGAAGGCCATTGAGGAAGTTGAAGCCCAGCTCCGGGAGAAAAGTTTTTTGACCCGGGCGAAAGAGATTGGCAGGGCGAAGCTATAG
- a CDS encoding thioredoxin family protein — protein sequence MHLLYRISCFCLLLSTSLSGTAQEGIHFIHGLSWQQIREKARTERKYILVDCHATWCGPCRQMEQDIFPLPEVGAFFNAHFINVKVQLDKTARDNEEVKAWYADSRQIAEQYKVRVLPTFLFFGPDGELVHQQPGATNRAADFLQLGRQALDSNQQAYTLLRKAAAQQLTADQLRETAIYFLNLQEPAPAIELSNSYMAGLSRPFDAAAIRFIAPFVQSSASMGFRLYQEDTAAVNAVLGPNVAQEKLRHILWKEYFQEPARADEAPDWKAIHKQASARYPALAGMISKMAAEGEVNYYLSRQDTARYLKAVVHYVSRYKKELSVWERNGAAINLAQRTSHLGLLKKALGWMEPCDPTDASQLQTRAQLLYQLGRRTEAMSLLNKALAQAASYQRADLEKLYQKMEQQQPL from the coding sequence ATGCACCTGTTATACCGCATCAGCTGTTTTTGTTTGCTATTATCCACTTCCTTGTCTGGCACAGCACAGGAAGGCATCCACTTTATCCATGGCCTGAGCTGGCAGCAGATCAGGGAAAAAGCAAGGACCGAACGAAAATACATCCTGGTGGACTGTCATGCCACCTGGTGTGGGCCCTGCCGGCAGATGGAGCAGGATATCTTCCCGCTGCCCGAAGTTGGCGCTTTCTTCAACGCCCATTTCATCAATGTAAAAGTGCAGCTGGATAAAACTGCCAGGGACAACGAGGAAGTGAAAGCCTGGTATGCGGACAGCAGGCAGATAGCGGAGCAATACAAGGTCCGTGTACTGCCCACCTTCCTGTTCTTTGGTCCTGATGGCGAGCTGGTACACCAGCAGCCCGGCGCCACCAACCGTGCGGCCGATTTCCTTCAACTGGGCAGGCAGGCACTGGACAGTAACCAGCAGGCATATACGCTATTGAGAAAAGCCGCTGCGCAGCAACTGACAGCGGATCAATTGCGGGAAACAGCCATCTATTTCCTGAACCTCCAGGAACCGGCCCCCGCCATTGAGCTGTCCAATAGCTATATGGCTGGTCTCTCGCGCCCTTTTGATGCAGCTGCCATCCGTTTTATCGCCCCTTTTGTACAAAGCAGCGCCAGCATGGGTTTCAGGTTATACCAGGAAGATACTGCCGCTGTCAATGCCGTGCTGGGTCCTAATGTGGCGCAGGAAAAACTGCGGCATATTCTCTGGAAAGAATATTTCCAGGAGCCCGCCCGGGCTGATGAAGCACCCGACTGGAAGGCCATCCACAAACAGGCATCGGCCCGCTACCCGGCACTGGCGGGCATGATCAGTAAAATGGCGGCGGAAGGGGAAGTCAATTACTACCTGTCGCGCCAGGATACGGCCCGGTATCTGAAAGCGGTGGTTCATTATGTCAGTCGCTACAAAAAAGAACTATCCGTCTGGGAAAGAAATGGTGCGGCTATCAACCTGGCGCAACGGACCAGCCACCTGGGCCTGCTGAAAAAGGCATTGGGCTGGATGGAGCCATGCGATCCCACTGACGCCAGCCAGTTACAGACCCGCGCCCAGTTGCTTTACCAACTGGGACGCCGGACCGAAGCCATGAGCCTGCTCAACAAAGCCCTGGCCCAGGCTGCTTCCTACCAGCGGGCCGACCTGGAGAAGCTGTACCAAAAAATGGAGCAGCAGCAGCCTTTATGA
- a CDS encoding zinc-dependent metalloprotease, translating into MKPFIATATLSFLLAGVQAQSANPIPPAPTKDQQALISTQKTDSSGQPGSYAALLGAHPITRSGILTLHTVDNHQYMELPPAMLQRSWLLVNRVAGTFAESGYGADDLLGESRMLQFSMEKDQSVALQVLSFVNNPGDTSNAMNKAVSQSNQQPVVSSFPVKAIAPSGNLLIEITEWLAGSAPLFPGAAKGSPELRVDQQSMEIVVGRQVPPPPRNGAWVSGDKDRPTITVSTTLLLLPETPWTARQLDPRIGYSSIGQTNFPFNRAAREQQLVRRWRLQPAPADRARYAQGKLVNPETPIIIYIDPATPAKWIPYFEQAVNDWQPAFEKAGFKNAIQARRLPAGDSSWSLQRCPAAIVYKTSSAGKDQDLPLVDPRSGEIIQCHINWLHDQLDDLHDLYMAQAGPNDPTARSMQFPDALMGRLIRSTCARYIGNALGLTDNLFASSTVPVASLRNASWLRTHGHSPSIMDEALVNFVAQPEDGVTPANLLARIGEYDSWAIEWGYRWWPETVSADSLVAWTASRRATQYGYFGTNQKGYLDNTIQLTDLGNDPISAGRYGIANLQRVAKGLLQWTRQPNTDYSNLQRGFRSILGSTSQGEPDGQLARCLLPVARLVGGTNAIPPLVDQDSSSFYVPPATQRAAVDFLHRQLFTTPQWLLRPEIFSRTGDSPLAMIGSLQTYILKMLLGSGLQNLYRQEALLTTEGYTASQLLQDLQKGIWEELQNGQPIDIYRRRLQNLYVATLTPALKTTEPGDLPGIILQHLKTLREQLKKAVVHDPVTSWHLEGLISRLDEALAP; encoded by the coding sequence ATGAAACCATTCATCGCCACGGCCACGCTTTCTTTTTTGCTGGCCGGGGTACAGGCACAATCCGCCAACCCGATACCTCCTGCGCCGACCAAAGATCAGCAGGCGCTTATCAGTACACAGAAAACCGATAGCAGCGGGCAGCCTGGCAGTTATGCCGCCCTCCTGGGGGCCCATCCCATTACCCGCAGCGGCATCCTCACCCTGCATACCGTGGACAACCACCAGTATATGGAATTGCCGCCGGCTATGCTGCAACGCAGCTGGCTGCTGGTGAACCGCGTGGCCGGCACTTTTGCTGAAAGCGGTTACGGCGCCGACGACCTGCTGGGTGAAAGCAGGATGCTGCAGTTCAGCATGGAGAAAGACCAGTCCGTGGCATTACAGGTGTTGTCCTTCGTCAACAACCCGGGTGATACCAGCAATGCCATGAATAAAGCTGTGAGCCAATCCAACCAGCAGCCCGTGGTCAGCAGCTTCCCGGTAAAGGCCATTGCTCCTTCCGGCAACCTGCTGATAGAAATAACGGAATGGCTGGCAGGCAGCGCCCCGCTCTTTCCCGGTGCTGCCAAAGGCAGTCCTGAACTTCGTGTGGATCAACAAAGCATGGAGATAGTGGTCGGCAGACAGGTCCCTCCGCCACCACGCAATGGCGCCTGGGTCAGTGGCGACAAAGACCGGCCCACCATCACTGTCAGCACTACGCTCCTGCTGCTGCCGGAAACGCCCTGGACGGCGCGACAGCTGGACCCGCGCATTGGCTATAGCAGTATAGGACAAACGAATTTCCCCTTCAACCGGGCCGCCCGGGAACAACAGCTGGTCCGCCGCTGGCGGCTGCAGCCAGCACCGGCCGACAGGGCCCGCTATGCGCAGGGAAAGCTGGTAAACCCCGAAACGCCCATCATCATTTATATTGATCCGGCCACACCGGCCAAATGGATCCCCTATTTTGAACAGGCGGTGAACGACTGGCAGCCGGCCTTTGAAAAAGCCGGCTTCAAAAATGCTATCCAGGCCCGGCGTTTACCGGCAGGTGATAGCAGCTGGTCGCTCCAGCGATGCCCTGCCGCTATTGTATACAAAACAAGCTCCGCCGGTAAAGACCAGGACCTGCCCCTCGTTGATCCGCGCAGCGGCGAGATCATCCAATGCCATATCAACTGGCTCCACGATCAACTGGACGATCTCCATGACCTGTACATGGCGCAGGCAGGCCCCAATGATCCCACCGCCCGCAGCATGCAGTTCCCTGATGCACTGATGGGCCGGTTGATCCGCAGCACCTGTGCCCGCTATATTGGCAATGCCCTGGGCCTGACCGATAACCTTTTTGCCAGCAGCACCGTGCCGGTGGCCAGCCTGCGCAATGCCAGCTGGCTGCGGACGCATGGACATTCCCCTTCCATCATGGATGAAGCGCTTGTCAACTTTGTAGCGCAACCGGAAGATGGCGTTACTCCTGCCAACCTGCTGGCCCGCATCGGTGAATATGATAGCTGGGCTATTGAATGGGGCTATCGCTGGTGGCCGGAAACGGTATCAGCGGATTCACTGGTTGCCTGGACCGCCAGTCGTCGGGCAACACAGTATGGATATTTTGGGACGAACCAAAAAGGATACCTGGACAATACGATACAGTTAACCGACCTGGGCAACGATCCCATCAGCGCCGGCCGCTATGGCATTGCCAACCTGCAACGGGTAGCCAAAGGGCTGTTGCAATGGACCCGGCAGCCCAATACGGATTACAGCAACCTGCAACGCGGTTTTCGCAGTATCCTGGGCAGCACCAGCCAGGGTGAGCCTGATGGACAGCTGGCCCGCTGCCTGCTGCCTGTAGCCCGGCTGGTGGGCGGCACAAATGCAATTCCGCCGCTGGTAGACCAGGACAGCAGCAGCTTCTATGTGCCGCCAGCCACCCAGCGCGCTGCGGTGGACTTCCTGCACCGGCAGCTGTTCACCACACCGCAGTGGCTGCTGCGCCCGGAGATCTTTTCCCGCACCGGCGATAGCCCGCTGGCCATGATCGGCAGCCTGCAAACCTATATCCTCAAAATGCTGCTGGGCAGCGGCCTGCAAAACCTTTACCGGCAGGAAGCCCTGCTGACCACGGAAGGTTATACCGCCAGCCAACTGTTGCAGGACCTGCAAAAAGGGATCTGGGAAGAATTGCAAAATGGACAGCCCATTGATATTTACCGGAGAAGGTTGCAGAATCTGTATGTGGCTACGTTAACCCCGGCCCTAAAAACCACCGAGCCCGGTGATCTGCCCGGCATCATTCTTCAGCACCTGAAAACCCTGCGGGAGCAACTGAAAAAAGCAGTGGTCCATGATCCCGTAACCAGCTGGCACCTGGAAGGGCTGATCAGCAGGCTGGATGAAGCACTGGCGCCCTGA
- a CDS encoding YeeE/YedE thiosulfate transporter family protein, translating into MPSNKIIDTDYRNAYIPPVPREETQASKPWYHLLKYLFAGIFFGILLVKAEVISWFRIQEMFRLQSFHMYGVIGSAVATGMLSVWLIKKFRIRTMDGEPIVIQPKAFNKGTVYGGLLFGFGWALTGACPGPLFAQIGTGATVVIITLLSAIAGTWVYGFLRDKLPH; encoded by the coding sequence ATGCCTTCCAATAAAATTATCGATACAGATTACCGGAACGCTTATATCCCTCCTGTCCCCAGGGAAGAAACCCAGGCTTCAAAACCCTGGTATCATTTGCTCAAATATCTTTTTGCCGGCATTTTCTTCGGCATCCTGCTGGTGAAAGCCGAAGTGATCAGCTGGTTCCGTATCCAGGAAATGTTCCGGCTGCAATCCTTCCATATGTATGGGGTGATTGGCAGTGCCGTAGCTACGGGCATGTTATCCGTATGGCTGATCAAAAAATTCCGCATCAGGACAATGGACGGTGAGCCGATCGTTATACAGCCCAAAGCTTTTAACAAAGGAACGGTCTACGGCGGGCTGCTGTTCGGTTTTGGCTGGGCGCTGACAGGCGCCTGTCCCGGGCCTTTGTTTGCGCAGATAGGTACCGGCGCTACCGTAGTTATCATTACACTGTTATCTGCTATCGCCGGCACCTGGGTATATGGATTTTTGCGGGATAAGCTGCCGCATTGA
- a CDS encoding DUF4843 domain-containing protein produces the protein MKHNPISICKQGGKKLLVAALLLTSGMLLSCQKEKLPPPSYQNGVWFYKAYTGSTTSNTDQDLITAFSQQYSFYLNGDITRDTIWLPEVRAMGQPADRTRRINLVKVDSNTTAIEGTHYILLNEGMPAGEISTRLGVVLLRTTDQQTKTFTLGLSLQPSDDFPAQLARDTVSTDRTFFLSTHYTIRFDDQLIQPPYWKDLQIYYGSWSKAKMTFIYSVIGIYPGLVPVTADDAEMHFMNYLKVRSALDSYNKANPTNPLKDDNGYQIYF, from the coding sequence ATGAAGCACAATCCTATCAGCATATGTAAACAAGGCGGCAAAAAGCTGCTGGTAGCAGCACTGCTGCTCACCAGCGGCATGCTCCTCTCCTGCCAGAAGGAAAAACTGCCGCCCCCTTCCTACCAGAACGGGGTCTGGTTCTACAAGGCCTATACCGGCAGCACAACCAGCAATACCGACCAGGACCTCATCACCGCTTTTTCCCAGCAATATTCTTTTTACCTGAACGGTGATATCACCCGGGATACCATCTGGCTGCCGGAAGTAAGGGCCATGGGCCAGCCGGCGGACAGGACCAGGCGCATCAACCTGGTCAAAGTGGACAGCAATACCACCGCTATTGAAGGCACGCATTATATCCTGCTCAATGAAGGCATGCCCGCCGGTGAGATCAGCACCCGCCTGGGTGTGGTCCTGCTGCGCACAACGGACCAGCAGACTAAGACCTTCACGCTGGGACTGAGCCTGCAGCCTTCGGATGATTTTCCTGCGCAGCTGGCCAGGGATACGGTTTCCACCGACAGGACCTTTTTTCTGTCCACCCACTATACCATCAGATTTGATGATCAGCTGATCCAGCCGCCTTACTGGAAAGACCTACAGATCTACTATGGCAGCTGGAGCAAGGCAAAAATGACCTTCATCTACAGTGTGATTGGTATTTACCCCGGCCTTGTACCGGTAACAGCTGATGATGCCGAAATGCATTTCATGAATTACCTGAAAGTGCGCTCGGCCCTGGACAGCTATAACAAGGCCAATCCCACCAATCCGCTGAAAGATGACAATGGTTACCAGATCTATTTCTAA
- a CDS encoding PKD-like family lipoprotein produces MIGLWLAAGALLLSACFKDKGNYSYTTLNDVLISMPDTLLVKQGAQLEVNPVVSQLLNKEEDRLTYEWVVTVPGRTASDSTLEILATTRDLKVEINYQSGRYYPLNLKITDNASGIVYRKQSLMRVTTDFEPGYLLLENDGLTADLSFVNTGRDEILRQVFSTANPGITLPVSAHHVYVCDYPLYTASVGSTSWTNAPGTITAVFGSEEGYILDYRTMRVATPYSLFFTTPPAVVAPGHFQMDSEQPPVFLSINNGQLHRIYFARGQALLGDAYLAPDDKGYFLAPHCANTSSVSLYYDQRNKRFLTENYLNLYLAPVVKGGSSGFDPANVSGQLLGMGLGKDWGDFYAVFKDETGDDCYFYTFSFTNALKVDKISSSPGFANSPAILFSTLRDQVYYADGNKLYLYDIAANFSRVLYEFPAGENTSALMLQDGNTLVAATWDGAEGRLYKLGLDASGSVIGGAYQKKYTGFGKIIHLKYKK; encoded by the coding sequence ATGATAGGCCTTTGGCTGGCAGCAGGCGCCCTGCTGCTCAGCGCCTGCTTTAAGGACAAGGGCAATTATTCCTATACCACGCTTAATGACGTGCTGATCAGTATGCCGGATACCCTGCTGGTAAAACAGGGTGCGCAGCTGGAAGTTAACCCTGTTGTCAGCCAGCTGCTGAACAAGGAGGAAGACAGGCTGACCTATGAATGGGTGGTCACTGTGCCCGGCAGAACAGCCAGTGATTCCACCCTGGAAATACTGGCCACCACCAGGGACCTGAAAGTGGAGATCAATTATCAGTCGGGCCGCTACTACCCGCTCAACCTGAAGATCACGGACAATGCCAGCGGCATTGTATACCGGAAGCAATCGCTCATGCGGGTGACCACTGATTTTGAACCCGGTTATCTCCTGCTGGAGAACGATGGGCTTACTGCCGATCTCAGCTTTGTCAATACCGGCCGGGATGAAATACTCCGCCAGGTATTCTCCACCGCTAATCCGGGCATTACGCTGCCGGTATCGGCCCACCATGTCTATGTGTGCGATTACCCGCTCTATACAGCTTCTGTTGGCTCCACCAGCTGGACCAACGCCCCCGGCACTATCACTGCCGTATTCGGCAGTGAGGAAGGATATATCCTGGACTACAGGACCATGCGGGTAGCCACGCCCTATTCGTTATTCTTTACCACACCGCCGGCCGTAGTGGCGCCCGGTCATTTCCAGATGGATTCCGAACAGCCCCCGGTTTTCCTGTCCATCAACAACGGCCAGCTGCACCGGATCTATTTTGCGCGGGGCCAGGCCCTGCTGGGCGACGCCTACCTGGCGCCGGATGACAAAGGATATTTCCTGGCGCCCCATTGCGCCAATACCAGTTCTGTTTCCCTGTATTATGATCAGCGCAACAAACGCTTCCTGACAGAGAACTACCTCAACCTCTACCTGGCCCCGGTGGTCAAAGGCGGCAGCTCGGGATTTGATCCGGCCAATGTCAGCGGCCAGCTGCTGGGCATGGGCCTGGGCAAGGACTGGGGCGATTTCTATGCCGTGTTCAAAGACGAGACCGGCGACGATTGTTATTTCTACACCTTCAGCTTTACCAATGCGCTGAAAGTGGACAAGATCAGCAGCAGTCCCGGTTTTGCCAATAGCCCCGCCATTTTGTTCAGCACCCTGCGCGACCAGGTCTACTATGCCGATGGCAACAAACTCTACCTCTATGATATTGCCGCCAATTTCTCCCGCGTACTCTATGAATTTCCTGCCGGAGAAAATACCAGCGCCCTGATGCTGCAGGATGGCAATACCCTGGTAGCAGCCACCTGGGATGGCGCAGAAGGAAGGCTCTACAAATTGGGACTGGATGCTTCCGGCAGTGTGATCGGCGGCGCCTACCAGAAAAAATATACCGGCTTTGGCAAGATCATTCACCTGAAGTATAAAAAATAA
- a CDS encoding YeeE/YedE thiosulfate transporter family protein, giving the protein MKLLEFLQQPWPWYVAGPLIGLVVPLLLILGNRSFGISSSLRHICAACLPAGIPFFRYNWKSEAWNLFFVAGILLGGLLTAQFLADPAPVSVHPQLAAELAGYGITDYTHLVPADIMNWSDLFTVRGLLLMVVGGFLVGFGTRYAGGCTSGHAIMGLSTLQWPSLVATISFMIGGFIMANLILPAILSL; this is encoded by the coding sequence ATGAAACTCCTGGAATTCCTTCAACAACCCTGGCCCTGGTATGTGGCCGGCCCCTTAATAGGGCTCGTAGTCCCCCTGCTACTGATCCTTGGCAACAGGTCTTTTGGCATCAGTTCTTCCTTACGGCATATTTGCGCCGCCTGCTTACCTGCTGGTATTCCCTTCTTCCGTTACAACTGGAAAAGCGAAGCCTGGAACCTGTTCTTTGTAGCAGGCATATTGCTGGGAGGACTGCTCACCGCACAGTTTCTGGCCGATCCTGCGCCGGTGTCAGTACATCCTCAGCTGGCGGCAGAGCTGGCAGGCTATGGGATCACCGACTACACACACCTGGTACCAGCTGATATCATGAACTGGTCTGACCTGTTCACCGTCAGAGGCCTGCTCTTAATGGTAGTGGGTGGTTTCCTGGTGGGCTTTGGCACCCGTTATGCCGGCGGCTGCACCAGTGGTCATGCCATTATGGGCTTATCCACCCTGCAATGGCCTTCACTGGTAGCCACTATCAGCTTTATGATAGGCGGTTTCATCATGGCTAACCTGATCTTACCTGCTATTCTTTCTCTTTAA
- a CDS encoding GNAT family N-acetyltransferase, translating into MTKVFTIKPISNTYSQQVVDLILPIQQEEFHVPITLADQPDLLDIESSYRRLGGEFWGAFYEGELVGTIALLPANEQDAVIRKMFVKQAFRGKEFGIGQELLDTLIRHCREQGISYLYLGTVDMLKAAHRFYERNGFQRIHKTDLPPHHPTMTGDTVYYERYLNEQP; encoded by the coding sequence ATGACCAAGGTTTTTACCATCAAACCCATCAGCAATACCTACAGCCAGCAGGTAGTTGACCTGATCCTTCCCATCCAGCAGGAAGAATTCCATGTTCCCATCACCCTGGCTGATCAACCGGACCTCCTGGACATTGAAAGCAGTTACCGGCGGCTGGGCGGTGAGTTCTGGGGCGCCTTTTATGAAGGCGAGCTGGTAGGCACTATTGCCCTCCTGCCTGCCAATGAGCAGGACGCCGTGATCCGCAAGATGTTTGTAAAGCAGGCTTTCCGCGGCAAGGAATTCGGGATCGGACAGGAACTGCTGGACACCCTGATCCGGCACTGCCGGGAGCAGGGGATCAGCTATCTCTATCTTGGTACCGTTGATATGCTCAAAGCAGCACACCGCTTCTATGAACGGAATGGCTTCCAGCGGATCCACAAGACTGATCTGCCACCCCACCACCCTACCATGACCGGCGATACCGTCTATTATGAACGCTACTTAAATGAACAGCCCTGA
- a CDS encoding zinc-dependent metalloprotease — MSRLLTKGLLTGGLFLQLVGSLQAQPPAAISITRTGDSIWLTIPEPLLDRQWLVVNRLLTANAGSSQFADDQLGTEKVISFHKKGTAIDIQVHDYTVYSPQAGSPMARAVERNNQPPALASLPLAAARQGNCIEVSAFLKTSKLFYNDAVSVGRIDSREELVGITAQRLPQGTDKTPADVYSTLFLLPKTPMHARIIDERVGYFRTSYRNLSSPDHAGSLQELVCRWRLEPAPGDLAKYRKGILVEPVRPIVFYIDPATPKAWVPWLLQGINDWQAAFEQAGFKNAIIGKEAPANDPDWQLASCRAAIIYKPSLTENAFGPNVHDPRSGEIIQAHVNWHHNILGWLQAMYLVQTAATEPAARSAAFDDALLGRLIRSIACHEVGHALGLTHNFGSSATVPVDSLRSNQWLQQHGQCPSIMDYARFNYVAQPGDDVLPENMLPRIGDYDKWAIEWGYRSWPAFASEEAEKAFLNQWVRSKTTDPKLVWGNGESIPGGSDPATQREDLGNDPLLAGAYGIANLQRIVPQLREWLSNAAGDDTQLRRVYREILGATPNGAPLGQYSYYISNAATLIGGVYHKPLVTEDTIPVKTYPTPRQQRMALDFLDRHLFQTPHWLLEPGLLQQTGSAPLILLGTLQHATLVQLFSRIGNLQTAEALYGPQVFSTAELLDSLRTLIWCELDSRQPIDIYRRSLQNIFINSLGRVMNTPDGTDTYAMAQGILKKIRTDAAAYSAQCTDTATSDHLLAVQRRIDKVLHNK; from the coding sequence ATGAGCCGATTGCTGACAAAAGGATTGTTGACGGGCGGCCTGTTCCTGCAGCTTGTTGGGAGTTTGCAGGCGCAGCCCCCGGCAGCAATAAGCATAACAAGGACCGGCGACAGTATCTGGCTCACTATTCCGGAGCCACTGCTGGACCGGCAATGGCTGGTAGTGAACCGGCTGCTGACCGCCAATGCGGGCAGCAGCCAGTTTGCGGACGATCAGCTGGGTACTGAGAAAGTGATCAGCTTTCATAAAAAGGGGACTGCCATTGACATACAGGTCCATGACTATACAGTGTATAGTCCGCAGGCCGGATCCCCCATGGCCAGGGCGGTTGAACGCAATAACCAGCCGCCCGCGCTGGCCAGTCTTCCTTTAGCAGCTGCAAGACAGGGGAACTGTATTGAGGTCAGCGCCTTCCTGAAGACCAGTAAGCTCTTTTATAATGATGCAGTGAGCGTAGGCAGGATAGATAGCAGGGAAGAACTGGTGGGCATCACTGCGCAGCGGCTGCCGCAAGGGACCGATAAAACGCCGGCCGATGTGTACAGCACTTTGTTCCTTCTCCCCAAAACACCTATGCATGCCCGTATCATTGACGAGCGGGTGGGTTATTTCCGGACCAGCTACCGTAACCTATCCTCTCCCGATCATGCAGGCAGCCTGCAGGAGCTGGTTTGCCGCTGGCGACTGGAACCCGCCCCCGGAGACCTGGCTAAATACCGCAAGGGCATCCTGGTGGAACCGGTTCGTCCCATTGTTTTCTATATTGACCCCGCCACCCCCAAAGCCTGGGTTCCCTGGTTGTTACAGGGCATCAACGACTGGCAGGCTGCTTTTGAACAGGCAGGTTTTAAAAATGCCATCATCGGCAAAGAAGCGCCGGCCAATGATCCCGACTGGCAGCTGGCTTCCTGCCGCGCAGCCATCATCTATAAACCTTCGCTCACAGAGAATGCCTTTGGTCCCAATGTGCATGATCCGCGCAGCGGAGAGATCATCCAGGCGCATGTGAACTGGCACCACAATATCCTCGGCTGGCTGCAGGCCATGTACCTGGTACAGACCGCCGCCACCGAGCCCGCCGCCCGCAGCGCTGCTTTTGACGATGCACTGCTGGGCCGGCTGATCCGCAGCATTGCCTGCCATGAAGTGGGTCATGCCCTCGGCCTCACGCATAATTTTGGCTCCAGCGCCACCGTACCTGTGGATTCCCTCCGCAGCAACCAGTGGTTGCAGCAACATGGACAATGCCCCTCCATCATGGACTATGCCCGCTTCAATTATGTGGCACAGCCAGGCGACGACGTATTGCCGGAGAACATGCTGCCACGTATTGGCGACTATGATAAATGGGCCATTGAATGGGGTTATCGCTCCTGGCCGGCTTTCGCCAGCGAAGAAGCAGAAAAAGCTTTCCTCAATCAGTGGGTGCGCAGCAAAACAACCGACCCTAAACTGGTATGGGGCAATGGGGAAAGTATTCCCGGCGGTTCCGATCCCGCCACCCAGCGGGAAGACCTGGGCAATGACCCGCTGCTGGCAGGCGCCTATGGCATTGCCAACCTGCAACGCATAGTTCCCCAACTCAGGGAATGGCTCAGCAATGCAGCTGGTGATGATACACAACTGCGCCGCGTATACCGCGAGATACTGGGCGCCACACCCAATGGCGCTCCCCTGGGCCAGTACAGCTATTATATCAGTAATGCCGCCACGCTGATTGGCGGTGTATACCATAAACCACTGGTAACAGAAGATACCATCCCTGTGAAAACCTATCCTACCCCCCGGCAGCAAAGGATGGCGCTGGATTTCCTGGACAGACACCTGTTCCAGACACCGCACTGGTTGCTGGAACCCGGCCTGTTGCAGCAAACAGGCAGCGCACCTTTGATCCTGCTGGGGACCTTGCAGCATGCCACCCTGGTCCAGCTCTTTTCCCGGATCGGCAACCTGCAAACAGCAGAAGCGCTCTATGGCCCGCAGGTATTCAGTACAGCTGAACTGCTGGACAGCCTGCGCACACTGATCTGGTGCGAGCTGGACAGCCGGCAGCCCATTGATATTTACCGGCGCAGTTTGCAGAATATCTTCATCAACTCCCTGGGCCGGGTGATGAATACACCGGATGGTACCGATACCTATGCCATGGCGCAGGGGATATTGAAAAAGATCCGGACAGACGCAGCAGCCTATAGCGCGCAATGTACAGATACCGCCACCAGTGATCACCTGCTGGCAGTACAAAGAAGGATCGACAAAGTGCTCCACAACAAATAA